Proteins from one Acropora muricata isolate sample 2 chromosome 9, ASM3666990v1, whole genome shotgun sequence genomic window:
- the LOC136929092 gene encoding large ribosomal subunit protein uL13m-like, whose protein sequence is MSFINRANQSFTTHARLWYIIDARDQVCGRLACFIGQILQGKTKPIYHHSLDVGDYLVVTNTRHITLTGAKWNKKIYRHHTGYPGGLKEVVARNLHRSDGTRILWRAVYGMLPKNNLRPIWMKRLYLFEDRDHPYAENIFSKLEAPASLPKRLTEFTPEEIANYPRIY, encoded by the coding sequence ATGTCGTTTATAAATCGCGCAAACCAAAGTTTTACAACTCATGCTCGTCTATGGTACATAATAGATGCAAGAGACCAAGTTTGTGGACGACTGGCTTGTTTTATAGGTCAAATTCTGCAGGGCAAAACAAAACCTATTTACCATCATTCTCTAGACGTGGGTGATTATTTGGTTGTTACAAACACCAGGCACATCACTCTCACGGGCGCCAAATGGAACAAGAAGATTTACCGCCATCATACTGGCTACCCCGGGGGCCTTAAAGAAGTCGTTGCAAGGAACCTTCACAGGTCAGATGGTACAAGAATCCTATGGCGAGCGGTTTATGGAATGTTACCAAAAAACAACCTCAGACCCATCTGGATGAAAAGGCTATATTTGTTTGAAGATAGGGACCATCCTTATGCCGAGAACATTTTCTCCAAATTGGAAGCCCCAGCTTCTCTTCCAAAAAGGCTGACGGAGTTCACTCCAGAGGAAATCGCAAATTATCCACgcatttattga